The following coding sequences lie in one Cotesia glomerata isolate CgM1 linkage group LG5, MPM_Cglom_v2.3, whole genome shotgun sequence genomic window:
- the LOC123265050 gene encoding uncharacterized protein LOC123265050 has translation MYELNRRFIFVMRILGLGLAGCKKFCGLMDISSSFLNQSTYDFYIDKIHECIETVTQTLFSSAAEEEKQFTNIENDLQDTTDVSVSGDGTNGNNESFNQLIWKITPKILPAGSKIVNIAALVAACIFNEGTSALLLIMHGMDLKLGRNSHEYARISDENRVCAAEKKSASETREARIRHRQEQKDALDIATAAGSLLYGPGIDDSL, from the exons ATGTATGAACTAAATCGCCGGTTCATTTTTGTTATGAGAATATTGGGCTTAGGGCTCGCCGGATGCAAGAAATTCTGCGGTTTGATGGACATAAGCAGTTCATTTTTAAACCAGTCTACATacgatttttatattgataaaatacatGAGTGTATTGAGACAGTTACTCAGACTCTATTCTCATCTGCTgctgaagaagaaaaacaATTTACAAATATTGAAAACGATTTACAAGATACGACAGATGTGAGTGTTTCCGGTGACGGTACCAACGGTAACAACGAGAGCTTCAACCAGTTGATCTGgaaaattactccaaaaataCTTCCTGCTGGTTCAAAGATTGTTAATATTGCGGCATTAGTCGCTGCTTGTATCTTCAATGAAGGAACATCagctttattattgattatgcACGGTATGGATTTAAAATTAGGCCGAAACTCCCACGAATATGCCCGAATTTCGGATGAAAACCGTGTATGCGCAGCCGAAAAAAAATCTGCGAGCGAGACTCGCGAAGCCAGAATCCGTCATCGACAGGAGCAAAAGGATGCCCTGGACATTGCAACTGCTGCAGGATCTTTACTTTATGGCCCAGGAATCGACGATTCACT atGA